A window of Adhaeribacter arboris genomic DNA:
GTTTTCTATATAAAATTTTGCAATTATTTGGTATAAAGTTACAATTATTTGATAAATAATGAATTATAAATAAAATAAAAGCAAATTAATCTTGTAAAATTTTTAAAATAATTTAATGCCAATAAGATTTGAATTAGATTTTGGCGTACTTTAATCTAATTAATAATTAAACTAATCCAGTTTTGTATACATTCTGCAACAATGATCCTGCCGTTGCAATATCTTTGCTTATATTAAATGAAATGTTAAAACATAGGAGTTATTATTTGTTTCTGGAACTGTGTATCCATGCACGTTAGAGCTTAAAATGCGATTCAGTTCGAACTTACCTAATAACAGTGGGTTTGTTAAGGTATAAATTTACTTTTGTCGCGCCTCGGGATGGTTCTTGCCCTGGAATTATAATCTTAGAAGATACTCTATAGTCAAAGTAAAGTGTTTAACGCTTCATTACTGCCTGTTAAAACTCTGGATAATAACTTGTTAAAATACGGCTTATTCATTTTTAGTTAACGTTCGTTTAACTTTGTGCTGGTTCGAACAGTTAAAAAGGTATTTTAGCATTCTGTTTTTCTTATACCCGCATTCTATAACTAATTATGAACGGAACGAATCGTGATGCTATTTATCCGGGCCTGGCAGTAGCCATTGTTTTAAAAAAAGATCAGCGCACTGGCAAACGTACCCGAGGAATTGTAAAAGATTTGCTTACCAGTTCTGCTTATCACTCGCGAGGAATAAAAGTAAGGCTTGCAGATGGCCAGATTGGACGGGTAGTAGAGATATTGGAATAGTTGTTCTTGAAATTGCACGTATGCTTAAAGGTAAAAAGAGATTGTTTTTTACAATTAAATAGTATCCCTCAAAATACTTTGTCTGTTATTCCCATTGCAACGTAATTGTTTCCGTTTACTTTTTAGTAAAAAATAAGTATACGTTTCTGGAGGTTATTACTATGAAGAATCAGAAGCCATCGTGGTTGTACAGTGTTATTGCGGCAAAATGTCCTCGGTGCCGGGAAGCTAATATGTTTCCGCCCGGCACTTTGTATACTAGTCGGTTTGCCGATATGTACCAACAATGCCCCTGCTGCGGCCAGAACTTTGAACCGGAACCAGGTTTTTATTACGGCGCCATGTACGTGAGCTTTGGTTTTAGTACCGGTATATTTTTAATTGTTTTGTTTGTATTAAGCCAGTTCGTAAAAGAATTAACTCTGGGCATGGTAGTCATTACCATCACCGTTATTGTAGTAGGATTATTACCTATAATGTTTCGCTTATCGCGGGCCGTATGGATTAATATTTTTGTCCGTTACGAGGGGCCATGTAACCAGATCGCTAAGAAGTAAGCTTTGTTAAATGCGTTAATGGCTGCTACCTGCCTGTTTTTTTATCCGAGGTGGTATTCTCTTTTAAGATATCCATACTAATAGCTTGTTTAATTTTTAGACTTACCTGGTTATTTCCTGGTTATTTCCCGGCTAAGTTGGAAATACTGCCAAACCGACTGTGATTTATTCTTTTAACGGGTAACTTCTCTGAAATTTTTTCAGAATTTTC
This region includes:
- a CDS encoding YwbE family protein, translating into MNGTNRDAIYPGLAVAIVLKKDQRTGKRTRGIVKDLLTSSAYHSRGIKVRLADGQIGRVVEILE
- a CDS encoding DUF983 domain-containing protein; protein product: MKNQKPSWLYSVIAAKCPRCREANMFPPGTLYTSRFADMYQQCPCCGQNFEPEPGFYYGAMYVSFGFSTGIFLIVLFVLSQFVKELTLGMVVITITVIVVGLLPIMFRLSRAVWINIFVRYEGPCNQIAKK